DNA from Chryseobacterium wanjuense:
CCTGAAATTGACTATGAATTCAACCTCCGGCGAAAGAACATTGGGTGCATCACTTCCTTTCATCATCGTTAGGGCGGTCGTGGTACGAACCAGTGCGTTGGTAGAATTATTTTTAGTTAATTGTGACAGTAGTACAGGCCTCAACAACCATTGATTGGCAATTGCCATCCGGTTTACAAACGACATCGAGCCACCGATATTGGTGAAAAATTCATTCATCAACGGAGTAACGATGGGCTTCATCTGGTCTTTTTCCAGCCTTTGCATAATGACTGCCGCTTTTCCGATGGCGCTTTCCAACGGAGGCATCGATGAATGTCCGCCCAATCCTTTTACTTTAATTTTTACAGAAAGAAAACCCTTTTCTGCACAGCCGATTACGGCAACGTCTGCATCAATTCCGGCAACGCTACCTTTTTGTAAAATTAATCCACCCTCATCGTAAACTGCATCGAATTTCAGATTTTTACTTTTGAAATAATTTGCGATTTGTGCCGCACCTTTTTGTCCGCCCACCTCTTCATCAAACCCGAAAGCAAGATAAATATCTCTTTGAGGCGTATGTTTATTTTTAATTAAATTATTAAAAGATTCCATTAAAGAGAAGAACATTCCTTTCATATCGATAGTTCCCCTGCCATAAATTCTCCCATTGGCAACAGCCCCGGAAAATGGTCCAAAATCCCAGTCTTCGGCCACTTTTGAATTGGGAGCCAATGGCTGATCATCGGGTCTGAAAATATTTTCAGATTTATCTTTAATTTCTGCATCTCCCGGAGGAACAACATCGTAGTGAGAGAGGAATACAATGGGATCAAGAGAGGGATTGCTTCCTTTTAACCTAAAAACCAAACCATATTTATTGACTTCATAATTCTCCGTATTCTGGTAGATCAACGGATAAGTTTGCTTTAAATATTCTTTGAAGGTATCGAATGTAGAATAATCAAATTCACCCAATTCTCCCGCAGAAACCGTCGGAATTTTTATCCCTCCGGAAAGCCTCTGAATCGCGGAATCGTTTTTAACAGCTTTCCAGCCTTGTCCATTTCCCGCATTTGCTTTTCTGAAAGGGTAGGTAAATGTTTTGATTAAAATGACAGCTATTAAGACAATAAGGATGGCAAGGAGGATGAAGAGGAGCTTTTTCATAATTTTGAAATTGTGGTGAATGGTTATTTCAAATATAGTGAGATTTTTATTTTGGGAGGGTTGACAAAAAAATCATATTAATAAAATCTTTAATTGTTTAGTTTACTGGGTAATGATTTTGACTTTGAGGTTTTTGGAGGTGATGGGGATTGTGTGTTTATTTGATTTTTAAATATATATCATCAGTAAATCTGCTATATTTGTCCATTGATGAAATGATTCCTTCTTCTTTTTCTCTTTTTTTATAAATAATTCGAGATATTCAAATCTTTTAAACCCCGAATTGCAATAAAAATTCCTGTAACAATTGATACAGGAATTTGGTACATTAAAATCTTTAATATCGCGATTATTTGGACTTAAAATGT
Protein-coding regions in this window:
- a CDS encoding M20/M25/M40 family metallo-hydrolase yields the protein MKKLLFILLAILIVLIAVILIKTFTYPFRKANAGNGQGWKAVKNDSAIQRLSGGIKIPTVSAGELGEFDYSTFDTFKEYLKQTYPLIYQNTENYEVNKYGLVFRLKGSNPSLDPIVFLSHYDVVPPGDAEIKDKSENIFRPDDQPLAPNSKVAEDWDFGPFSGAVANGRIYGRGTIDMKGMFFSLMESFNNLIKNKHTPQRDIYLAFGFDEEVGGQKGAAQIANYFKSKNLKFDAVYDEGGLILQKGSVAGIDADVAVIGCAEKGFLSVKIKVKGLGGHSSMPPLESAIGKAAVIMQRLEKDQMKPIVTPLMNEFFTNIGGSMSFVNRMAIANQWLLRPVLLSQLTKNNSTNALVRTTTALTMMKGSDAPNVLSPEVEFIVNFRLLPGNTVKEVKDHIARATEGFNVEIEEIDNVKEASAVSSTTTKAFKLIEAGIREIHPTAIATPYLTVGATDAYKYQIVSKNIYRFMPIKITDAEKQSIHSTNEYISIENYMKMIHYFEFIMLNYDK